The Mucilaginibacter terrae region ACATACAACCTCATTATATCAAAAAAATCACCCAAAAGTTTATGCAGGGTACCATTAGCGGTGCCGAAGCAGAACTCTTGGAACAATGGTATGCACAACACCCCCAACCTAAACCCGAATGGTTTTTAAATAATGAAAGCCGCGAGGAACTTAAACACCGGCTGTACAATAATATAAGTAAAGAGATAAAGCCTGTTAAAAAACTGTACCCGGTATGGGCAAAAATTGCCGCTGCGGTACTTATTGTTGCAACGGCGGGTATAGCGGTAGTTAAGCTGCAGCAAGCCGACCCAATTGAGCAATATACCGTTAGCAATGCACCCGGCCATGTACGCAAAGTAATGCTGCCCGATCATTCATTGGTTTGGTTAAAGGGTAACAGTAGTTTAGATTACCCCGAGCAGTTTAGCGATAGCACCCGCAACGTAACACTGCACGGCGAAGCCCTGTTTGAGGTAAGTAAAGACCGCCGCCATCCTTTTATTATTAGCACCGGTAATTACGTAACGCGTGTGTTAGGCACCAGCTTCAATATCAGCTCAAATAACACAGGCGCATTTAAACTTACCGTATTAACAGGTAAGGTACAGGTAAGCTCTACTGTAAATAAGGCTATGCAAAAACCGGTATTGGTTATGCCCGGCAAAGAGTTTGAAATGCTGAGTATGGTGGCACTGCCCCGGGTAGTTGTATCAACACTTGACCATAAGGATGCAGTGGTATCGGGGACGCAATACCCGATGAATTTTGAAGAAACAGGTTTTGATGAAATTAAGCGCAGGATAGAAGAGAAGTTTGATGTTACCATAAATACCGTTGCGGCGAGCTACCAACAGTGCCGCGTATCGGCCAATGTAACCGATCAATCGCTCCAAAACACGCTTAAAGTAATTTGCGCCGCTATTGGCGCCGAGTATACAGTGAACAAAAACATAATTACCATTACAGGAGGAGGCTGTAACTGATGAACTGAACTATACCCGCATAAAAAAAGCAGGAGTGCTACCAACACGCCTGCCCAAAATAGCTTTAGAAGCAACTCTCTGATTAATTTACTACTAAACCCAAACAAATGTACAAGAAATTGTTCAAATGGCCATCCTATGCTCTAAAAATAGGGTCGTACAGTAACTCCAGCGCAGTAGGAACGCCGGTTGCAAATGTTTCCCCCTTTTTAATACGGTTAATGAAGCTTTCGCTTTTGCACATACTATTGATTGCGCTTACGTTCCAGGTAAGTTTCTCTTCGCCCTTAAAAGCGCAGGAAATTTTGGAGCGCCGCATTAGTATTGCCCTAAATAACCAAAACCTCGAAGCCGCTTTAAAGAAAATAGCCGCCAAAGCTGAAGTAAGATTGGTTTATAACAATGCTATCTGGAAAAAGGCTGCCAACGTAAGCATAGCGGTTACCAACACCCGCCTGCGCGATGCTTTAGACGAAGTGCTTTCCTCATCCGAACTTTCATATGAGGTAATTAATGATCAGTTCATCGTACTTAAACAAAAACCGGCTAACAGAAAGGCAACAGTTGAGGTGCCCACGGTTACTGCCGAGCCCGAACAGCAAGTAGCAATGGCTGGTTTTGTGGTTGATGGCACCGTTACCGATGAGAATAACGAACCGCTACCCGGCGTAACTGTTAAGGTTAAAAATGGCTCGCAGGCAGTTATAACCAGTGAAAAGGGTAGGTACGCCATCGGCGTTTCGGCGCCTAACTCTGTATTAGAATTTTCGTTTGTTGGTTATAAAACTGTTGAAACCAAGGTTAGCGCTACTGCAACTATCAACCTTAAAATGCAGCCCGACCCGGGTAAGCTTGATGAGGTGCTTGTTATTGGTTACGGTACCACCACCCGTCGCACGAGTACTGGCTCGCAGGTCGGTATTACTGCCAAGGATATACAAAAGCAACCTGTTACCA contains the following coding sequences:
- a CDS encoding FecR family protein, coding for MPDIQPHYIKKITQKFMQGTISGAEAELLEQWYAQHPQPKPEWFLNNESREELKHRLYNNISKEIKPVKKLYPVWAKIAAAVLIVATAGIAVVKLQQADPIEQYTVSNAPGHVRKVMLPDHSLVWLKGNSSLDYPEQFSDSTRNVTLHGEALFEVSKDRRHPFIISTGNYVTRVLGTSFNISSNNTGAFKLTVLTGKVQVSSTVNKAMQKPVLVMPGKEFEMLSMVALPRVVVSTLDHKDAVVSGTQYPMNFEETGFDEIKRRIEEKFDVTINTVAASYQQCRVSANVTDQSLQNTLKVICAAIGAEYTVNKNIITITGGGCN